From the Zymomonas mobilis subsp. pomaceae ATCC 29192 genome, the window GCACGGACTTGACCTTTTCCACCATCAATTAACAAAAGATCCGGCCACTCACCACTATGACGATCTGGATCGGCACGTTCCAATCGAGAGAAGCGACGGCCTAAAACTTCACGCATCATCTCAAAATCATCACCGGGATTGATGGTCTGAGACTTAATATTAAATTTGCGATACGCATTACGCCGAAATCCTTCTGGCCCTGCGACAATCATAGCCCCAACCATATTCGTTCCCGCAATATGACTGTTATCGTAGACTTCTATTCTATCTGGGGTCTTATCCAATTCGAAAAGGGTCGTCATTTCCTGTAACAACTGACGCTGAGTGGCCCCTTCTGCCATACGACGTTCTATCGCTTCTTTGGCATTACGGACGGCTTGGTCCAGTAATTTTTTTTGATCGCCTCTTTTGGGCTGATGAAAATGGACGGCATACCCCACGCGCGAAGATAGCGCTTCTTCAAGTAAAGACGTTTCTTGGGGCATACAGTTGGTCAAAATAAATTCAGGCGCGACCATATCCTCATAGAACTGCCCCAAAAAACTTTGTAAGATAGCAGCCAGAGATTGTTCTTCTATATGATTGAGAAAATAAGCGTGGTGACCCCAATTTTGGCGGTTACGGATAAAGAAAACCTGAATACAGACCAATCCCGCATTACGTTCGATCGCGAAAATATCCGCATTACGAAGATTGTCGCTATTAATAGCTTGATGGTTTTGAATAAAGGTTAAGGCCCGTAATCGGTCACGATAAACTGCCGCTAATTCGTAATCCTGACGTTCTGCGGCCTTTTCCATTGTTACTACTAATTTTTGGCGCACATCAGTCGATTTTCCAGCCAGAAAATTACGCGCGTCTATCACTAATTCCTTGTAATCTTCTGGTAAGATCCGCCCAACACAAGGGGCAGAACAACGCTTGATCTGATAAAGTAGACAAGGACGCTTGCGATTACGAAAAAAGCTATCTGAACAGGATCTCAGTAAAAATAATTTTTGCAGACTGTTCAGAGTAAGGGTAACAGAATCGGCGCTAGCAAACGGGCCATAATAGGTGCCTTTACTGCGTCTTGCCCCTCGATGTCTCTGGACGGAAGGGAATTCTGGATAACTACCCTCTTCTTTTAGAAGAATATACGGAAAGCTTTTATCGTCGCGTAGTAAAATATTATAAGGGGGACGATAGCGCTTGATAAGTTGAGCTTCCAGCAGAAGCGCTTCTGATTCTGTGGTCGTAGTGACAATAGTCATACTGCGCGTTTGGGAAACCATGCGCTGGATACGACGCGATAAACCCGCCAATTGCGTATAGTTTGCAACGCGATTTTTTAAAGCCCGCGCTTTACCAACGTAAAGGACATTACCTTTACTATCATACATACGGTAAACACCGGGACGCATAGGCAAAGTTTTTAAGACATTGCTAATCGCAGCAACGCCTTTTTCTAGATCAGGAAGATCATTGCCTTTGAAAACATGAATAGATTGTTCTTCGCTGAAACGATCAGCCCGTGGGGAGTCACTAATCAGATTATGCCTTATTTCTAGTTTACATGCTGTATCGCTTGTATCTGGAACTATAAAATTTAAGGCCGTATCCGCTTATAGCAAGCGCTATAACAAAATTTAAAAGAGCCTGATTTTATCGAATTGAGAAAATATCTTGGAGCAACAAAAAAGCGCCATCGCGTAAGCGACGGCGCTGATCTGCTAAGACAAATTTTCGATAAATCAATTAAGCCGATTTCTCGGCTGACTTAAAGATTCAATTGTCTGGTCAATTAAGGCCTTGTCGTGCGAGGCATCATTACGATCTTGAATGATACGGGTCGCAGCTTGCAGAGCCAGCTTGGCAGCCGTATGTTGAATTTCAACAATGGCTTCTTGCTCTGCTGCAGCAATTTGGTCCGTCGCCATTTTTTGACGACGTTCGACTAACTGCTGGGACTGTTTCTGTGCTTCAGCAACAATGCTGGTCGCTTCCTCTTTAGCCCGTTCAACAATAGCTTCGGCTTCTCCGGCAGCCTGACGCGCTTTTTCATCATATTCGGCTCTTAAAGCTTCAGCTTCCTTGCGTAAGCGTTCAGCATCTCCAAGACGATTACGAATTTCACCGATTTGTTTATCAAGCGCCGACGTAATAAGAGACGGTACTTTTTTCCAAATCAGAATAAGCAAAAAGACAATGATGGAGGCAGAAACCCAACCAGGGCCACTTAATCCAAGCAGAGTCGATTCATGTGGTTCTTCATTTTGAACCCCACCCGGTGCTTCCGTGGATGCCGTTACGTTTGGTGCACCAGGAGCCGTCTGAGGCATAGTGTCAGACACAGGCGGTGTAGCTGGCGCTGAAGTCTGAGTTGTATTAGCCATTAGGTAATCTCCCTCAGACCATATCAGCAGAAATTACATGAGAAACGGCTTTAGTAACCTGATCTTTTGGAACAGATTTACCGATAACATGCTTGAGAATATCCTGTGCAGCATCAGCTGCGATATTTTCAAGATCAACCATCGCTTTTGCTTTTTCATCAGCGATTCGCATTCTAGCAGAATCAAGCTGATGATCGTAATCGGCATTAGCAACAGCGTTTTGTTTTGCCGCATCTTTCGAGGCTTGTTCTTTAGCTGCCTGTAAGCGGGCATGTGCATCGGAACGAACCTTAGCAAGACGCGACTGGCATGCCTCATCTGCTTCCTTCGCTGCTTTGTGGGCAGCTTCCGCAGCAGCTAGATCATCAGAGATCTTGCTGTCACGTGAATCCATAGTAGATTCAACTTTCTGGAGCATGGTTTTGGCGATCCCAAAATAGATCAGACCAAACACCATCAGCATCCAGAAAACCTGGGAAGCGTAAGTAGAGGCAAGCTGGGCTATCTGAGGCATGATCGCATCCAGACTTTTTCTAAAAACAGATTAACTAAAAGAGAATCTGTTTTTTAACTGATTTACTACATTTTTCGAACACCGGCTGAAAACAGCCGGTGCGAAAAATGCTGCGAGAGCCTGAAGAATCAGGCGACGAAGATCAGCAGAATCGAGATAACGAATGACAGAAGGCCCAAAAGTTCAGCGGCCGCAAAACCGATGAACAAACGACCTTGCTGACCATCAGCAGCGGCTGGGTTACGCAGAGCGCTTTCAAGAAAGCCTGCGAAAACACTACCAACACCAACGGAGGCAACACCGGCACCAACAGCAGCAACACCACCACCGATTAACTTACCGAGCACTCTTGCAGCTTCAACGTCCATGACAATACTCCTTTACCATTCCATATACTGGGAAATCAGTGAAGATTGATCGCGTCGTTCAAATAGAGCGACGTAAGCAAGGCGAAAACATAAGCTTGAATGGCGCAAACCAAAAATTCAAGCGCAGAAATACCGATCATCAAAAGAAAGGTCGGGATACCCACAAGGGTATAATAACCTGCTAAAAAAGCAGTAGAGGCAGATTGAACCGGCGGGTTAACAATAAAGTTAGCCAAAACTTCCAGAAGAACGTGCCCTGCGGTCATAGCAACGAAAAGACGAAGCGCAAGACTAAAAGGCCGTAAAACGAAAGAAAAGGCTTCAATCCCGGGGATCAGCCAAATAAGAGCCATGGGGGTACCATGCGGCACAAACAGCTTGAAAAAGCCTAATCCATGACGCGTGAAACCCACAACAAGCACTGTACCAAATGCAATCGCCGCCAGCGTTGCTGTAACAGTAACGTGACTGGTTGAGGTGAAAGGCTCGGCACCTGGCAAAAAGCCGAATAAAGGCACCAAACCAAGCATATTGGCAAAAAGGATGAACATAAAAAGGGTAAAGACCAGCGGAGTAAACGGTCGGCCTTTTGGGCCTATGTTCGCGCTGACCATATCGTTAACAAAGCGAGTCATAACTTCCACGGCCATCTGCCAGCGACCGGGAATCAGCGCCTTCCTTCGACCGCCTGCCATAAAAACAGCAAGAGCGACCAGCGCAATCACCATCCAGAGAGAGGAATTGGTGAAGGAAATATCATATTTTCCGATATGAAACCCATGTAAGGGCTCCACGGTAAACTGATGCATGGGGTCTACATTGTTAGTAGCAGCCATATTACGAGCCCCTAGCTATCTATCCATTAACAGAGCGGCTCCGGTTTCTCATTCCGGACGCTCACGAGAAATCCGTATCACATTTCTAAACGCAATACAGACCCCTAATAGAAGAAATATGATCAGAAATATTGGTTTAGTTCCAATCAGGCGATCGAACAACCACCCGATCAGTCCGCCACCAGCCGGGCCCGCAATCATCTCAGTCAACACTCTGTTCCCTTGAGCAAAACCCTTGCCAGCAGGCCCATCCGTCTTGGCTTTATGACTATCAGAATCAGATCTGATGGTCTGAAGTCGTCCTTCAAGTTCTGCTAACCTAGGATCTTGTGGTCCCGGCCCTTGATTAGAATCGTTACTCATCGCAGCCAATCGCTCTTCCTTGAAATCCAACCCTTTGAATTCCAAGGATTAAATGCTCTACAGCATGACGAGTAACTATCTCGTCAGGTGGGCCTTTTTTAAGAAGGCGGTGAAAGCAAGTCAACTCAAAGCGCAGCCAACAAAAAAACTAATCCTTTTGCTATTCGCTTATTTTTTATTACCAAAAAGGCTTTACCTTTTACAAATTAGAGCAGTTTTTTAAGTGAAACCGCCCTAAAAACAGCTTTTTTTAACCACAAGTCGAAGGCAAAGCGATAGGGCCCGATTTTTTTTGCCATTTGCCATCGGCCAAAGCATAAAATTGTCCATCCTGAACCCGACTGGCTAATGTTTTACAACCAACAGCAACAGCCCATTCTTCGACAGTAACCCCCCGTTTAGCCGCTTCTGCCGTATAAGCCGCTCTTCTTTTAATATTTAAAGCATCGACACTCGCCTTGATACTAGAAGAGGGCGATTTCGCAAAACCCATATAGCCATCAATCTTTTCACCAATCACGCCGTTTGCCAACCCTGATTGTAAAATATCATCACCGCCTTGCGCTCCAGCTGCTGTAGCCAGCGTCAAACCCAAAGCAAAAGCGGTCCTGCTCAGACTTTGAAAACAGCTTTTTTTTATAAAACGTATCATTGTGGGAATAACTCCGGATTATTTTGAATAAAATCGCCTGCATCTTTTTGTAAATGCACCACTACTTCTTGGCGGATATTAACATTAAGATTGATCTCGATCGGCTTTTCCGGTGCCTTAACCGAAATACAGCCCCCAACCATTAGTAAACTAGCAAAAAGAAAGCCCTTTTCTATATTTCCGGTTTTCTGCCTCATCTTTAATCCTAATAGTAGTTAAATGATATATTGTCTTGTTTTAAGGCCAGAGGATGCGTGGCGTGTATTCACAATTGCGATTGATTCAAAACAGAACGCGGATCATTATAAGAACGCATGGCATTCAATAATCCTCGAAAGGGCGCTTTTACCTGAACGTTAAAATGGAAGGGGACCTTTTCAATTTCACGCGCAAGATAGGAGCGTGAACCAGTGGTTTTGACCTCTTTCACCCCGCCAAAATGAATAGAACTGATAAAATCCCCATCAAGATTACCATTAAGGACTATATCAAGTTGCTTATACCGCAGGCCTTTTAAAACATCGAACGTCAACTTGCTCAGCATACCCTGATGCGCATTAGAAACGGTACCGACGTAACTGACTACGCCGCCCGGATCGCGGCTTATCAAATGTCCTCCTTCTATTTTGCCACTATTAGAACCAAATTCGAGCGGTAGAATCCCGTCAAAACGTCCACTGACAAAAAGATTTTTCATCTCAAGATTATCAACAAGGGGAGCGCTATCCATATTAGTGACATGAAATGTCACGCGATGCATAGCCGTGTGGCTAAAATCTAAAACAGCTTGATCCAAGGCCAACTGACCATCGAAGAATGGCCAGATTCCCTTTTCGATAACAATCTTCTTCTCAGGCAAAATCTGATAATGGATTTTGCCGTCTTTGATCGCAATACCGGCGTTGATTTCATTGATACCGGCGATTTGATCTGGAGGTGTTTTTAGATTTAAAAGATCTGAAAAATGAATCTTGCCATTAAAGCCTGAGATGGTCCCAAAAGCGACAGCGAAGTCGAGATTATCACTTTTAAAATCTCCTGTGCTGATGACGCCTTTATTAGACCAATCAATTCGTCCTTCTCCCTGAACTATACCCCTCACATCAGCAAATACTCCTAAAGTAAGGGGGGTAATTTGTTCAGGCTGTAAGGTTTTATCAAATGCGACCCCATTAACATGAAGCACAACATGCCCCCGTCCATCTGAGAAATGATGTTCGATGCGACTATCGAGGATATGTGACCAACGCATACCGATTTGCCGTTCCAGACCAGCCGTAATATGAATGCGTTCTTTATTAATTTGTAAAAGTAAATCTTGAG encodes:
- a CDS encoding YdbL family protein, which produces MIRFIKKSCFQSLSRTAFALGLTLATAAGAQGGDDILQSGLANGVIGEKIDGYMGFAKSPSSSIKASVDALNIKRRAAYTAEAAKRGVTVEEWAVAVGCKTLASRVQDGQFYALADGKWQKKSGPIALPSTCG
- a CDS encoding ATPase, with protein sequence MANTTQTSAPATPPVSDTMPQTAPGAPNVTASTEAPGGVQNEEPHESTLLGLSGPGWVSASIIVFLLILIWKKVPSLITSALDKQIGEIRNRLGDAERLRKEAEALRAEYDEKARQAAGEAEAIVERAKEEATSIVAEAQKQSQQLVERRQKMATDQIAAAEQEAIVEIQHTAAKLALQAATRIIQDRNDASHDKALIDQTIESLSQPRNRLN
- a CDS encoding AtpZ/AtpI family protein; its protein translation is MSNDSNQGPGPQDPRLAELEGRLQTIRSDSDSHKAKTDGPAGKGFAQGNRVLTEMIAGPAGGGLIGWLFDRLIGTKPIFLIIFLLLGVCIAFRNVIRISRERPE
- a CDS encoding ATPase, whose translation is MPQIAQLASTYASQVFWMLMVFGLIYFGIAKTMLQKVESTMDSRDSKISDDLAAAEAAHKAAKEADEACQSRLAKVRSDAHARLQAAKEQASKDAAKQNAVANADYDHQLDSARMRIADEKAKAMVDLENIAADAAQDILKHVIGKSVPKDQVTKAVSHVISADMV
- a CDS encoding YnbE family lipoprotein; translated protein: MRQKTGNIEKGFLFASLLMVGGCISVKAPEKPIEINLNVNIRQEVVVHLQKDAGDFIQNNPELFPQ
- a CDS encoding F0F1 ATP synthase subunit A; the encoded protein is MAATNNVDPMHQFTVEPLHGFHIGKYDISFTNSSLWMVIALVALAVFMAGGRRKALIPGRWQMAVEVMTRFVNDMVSANIGPKGRPFTPLVFTLFMFILFANMLGLVPLFGFLPGAEPFTSTSHVTVTATLAAIAFGTVLVVGFTRHGLGFFKLFVPHGTPMALIWLIPGIEAFSFVLRPFSLALRLFVAMTAGHVLLEVLANFIVNPPVQSASTAFLAGYYTLVGIPTFLLMIGISALEFLVCAIQAYVFALLTSLYLNDAINLH
- a CDS encoding F0F1 ATP synthase subunit C, with the protein product MDVEAARVLGKLIGGGVAAVGAGVASVGVGSVFAGFLESALRNPAAADGQQGRLFIGFAAAELLGLLSFVISILLIFVA
- the uvrC gene encoding excinuclease ABC subunit UvrC, with amino-acid sequence MSDSPRADRFSEEQSIHVFKGNDLPDLEKGVAAISNVLKTLPMRPGVYRMYDSKGNVLYVGKARALKNRVANYTQLAGLSRRIQRMVSQTRSMTIVTTTTESEALLLEAQLIKRYRPPYNILLRDDKSFPYILLKEEGSYPEFPSVQRHRGARRSKGTYYGPFASADSVTLTLNSLQKLFLLRSCSDSFFRNRKRPCLLYQIKRCSAPCVGRILPEDYKELVIDARNFLAGKSTDVRQKLVVTMEKAAERQDYELAAVYRDRLRALTFIQNHQAINSDNLRNADIFAIERNAGLVCIQVFFIRNRQNWGHHAYFLNHIEEQSLAAILQSFLGQFYEDMVAPEFILTNCMPQETSLLEEALSSRVGYAVHFHQPKRGDQKKLLDQAVRNAKEAIERRMAEGATQRQLLQEMTTLFELDKTPDRIEVYDNSHIAGTNMVGAMIVAGPEGFRRNAYRKFNIKSQTINPGDDFEMMREVLGRRFSRLERADPDRHSGEWPDLLLIDGGKGQVRAVVDILKEQGIEDVAVVGISKGPDRHAGREHFHLSDGREYALETNSSLIFYLQRLRDEAHRFAIGTHRARRAKNLTSSPLDEVPGIGPSRKKALLLHFGTARDVRNAAPSELEKVAGISSKTAHQIYDFFHSHT